One Salmo salar chromosome ssa01, Ssal_v3.1, whole genome shotgun sequence DNA window includes the following coding sequences:
- the LOC106572350 gene encoding cingulin-like protein 1 — MQGKSEPEHQDNNMESHFDPNKQPESPPSENEPSNPVKVRQNPKYQLFLDGDMIGNGSRDTNGTSGRENGNGREPKNSSRWDSASSRFVPNFRGSLESLASRDWDTMSDRVGGFESPPRVFNSPYATAASTEYTPGMNRMSEQKMQEVMSPATSELNLFNSYNSRSSSPVLSFTSAATSSRARFSTFDSLRRRDQPVMPSQLPIRSTVSPVAMPNKRDYIEELTRQMDACQKRNQFLEAESIEMDKERNQIRLEMRGLLVNNEDLHRTNSTLQTEMNRMRVRMVELERDNTAMTERFKVMETELTEARAQMVEANTQEYAFNFLQQSLKNKIQVAEEALEKQTLHAQGLSEKLWLSERQLEDLEVDKETRDKKRSELSDTVFRLETELEEALQKATQATAELSVQQKLRDDALLRVEDMEESLLEKSQELQIAQQTLSRLQGQVSDKLIDKERSLEEEIQLREKVQLQWKQAERSVEDLTMELQTAAQTKEDLVKQLKQAQEKLLDLENDLEEMQDSEQRWASKHKRAIEQTEQLQLKLIQQKDVNEQLDSEKSTLERQLRDLRVEVEDLQHNRVHEDVIAKTESRAKELENALRVEERNKVVMSNTISKLERKNTELSDQLEEEHKMAKEQKDLMSQRIRSLKRQLSEAEEGASRREAQYRLTQRELAEEREATTKLQKQLLDQNLQLKRMEATMTMRQTLEDLRLDLSVDEEDQTPPVPTSSKA; from the exons gaATCACACTTTGATCCCAACAAGCAGCCTGAAAGTCCCCCGTCTGAGAACGAGCCCTCCAATCCAGTCAAAGTCCGCCAGAACCCCAAATATCAGCTGTTTCTGGATGGAGACATGATTGGGAACGGATCCAGGGATACAAATGGAACGTCTGGGAGAGAGAACGGGAACGGGAGAGAACCCAAGAACAGTTCCCGTTGGGACAGCGCTAGCTCCAGATTCGTGCCAAACTTCCGCGGGTCCTTGGAGTCTCTTGCCTCTCGGGACTGGGACACCATGTCGGACAGG GTGGGAGGTTTTGAGAGTCCACCCAGGGTGTTCAACAGTCCCTACGCTACAGCGGCTTCCACGGAGTACACCCCTGGCATGAACcggatgtcagagcaaaag atGCAGGAGGTGATGTCCCCAGCCACATCAGAGCTGAACCTGTTCAACAGCTACAACAGCAGAAGTAGCAGCCCTGTGCTCTCCTTCACCTCGGCTGCGACCTCCTCACGTGCACGCTTCTCAACCTTCGACTCTCTCAGGAGGCGGGACCAGCCG GTGATGCCAAGCCAACTCCCCATACGGTCCACAGTGTCGCCTGTTGCTATGCCCAACAAGAGAGACTACATCGAGGAGCTGACCAGACAGATGGATGCCTGTCAGAAG AGGAACCAGTTTCTGGAGGCGGAGAGCATAGAGATGGACAAGGAGAGGAACCAGATCAGGTTGGAGATGAGAGGCCTGTTGGTGAACAACGAGGACCTTCACAGAACCAACAGTACCCTGCAG ACGGAGATGAACAGGATGAGGGTGAGGATGGTAGAGTTGGAGAGAGACAACACGGCCATGACGGAACGCTTCAAAGTTATGGAG ACGGAGCTGACCGAGGCCAGGGCCCAGATGGTGGAGGCCAACACTCAGGAATATGCCTTCAACTTCCTGCAGCAGTCTCTGAAGAATAAGATACAGGTCGCTGAG GAGGCGCTAGAGAAGCAGACGCTCCATGCCCAGGGGCTGTCAGAGAAGCTGTGGCTGTCTGAGAGACAGTTGGAGGATCTAGAGGTGGACAAGGAGACACGGGACAAGAAGAGATCAGAGCTCAGCGACACTGTCTTCAGACTGGAGACTGAG CTAGAAGAGGCTCTGCAGAAAGCCACCCAGGCGACAGCAGAGCTCAGTGTGCAGCAGAAGCTACGAGATGACGCCTTGCTGAGGGTAGAGGACATGGAGGAGAGTTTACTGGAGAAGAGTCAGGAGCTGCAGATAGCCCAACAGACTCTCAGCCGCCTACAGGGACAG GTCTCAGATAAGCTGATAGATAAGGAGCGTTCCCTGGAGGAGGAGATCCAGCTGAGAGAGAAAGTTCAGCTGCAGTGGAAGCAGGCAGAGAGGAGCGTAGAGGACCTGACGATGGAGCTACAGACTGCTGCACAGACCAAGGAAGACCTGGTCAAGCAACTCAAACAGGCTCAG GAGAAACTGTTAGATCTTGAGAACGACCTGGAGGAGATGCAGGACAGTGAACAGAGATGGGCCAGCAAGCACAAGAGAGCCATCGAACAG ACGGAACAGCTCCAGCTGAAGTTGATCCAGCAGAAAGATGTGAACGAGCAACTGGACAGTGAGAAAAGCACCCTGGAGAGACAG CTGCGTGACCTGCGTGTGGAGGTGGAGGATCTCCAACACAACAGAGTTCATGAGGATGTGATCGCTAAGACGGAGAGCCGGGCCAAGGAGCTGGAGAACGCtctgagggtggaggagaggaacaaAGTGGTGATGAGCAATACCATCAGTAAACTGGAAAGGAAGAACACCGAACTATCTGACCAGCTAGAGGAGGAACATAAGATGGCCAAGGAGCAGAAGGACCTG ATGTCCCAGAGGATCCGTTCCCTGAAGCGTCAGCTGAGCGAAGCAGAGGAGGGGGCCAGTCGTAGAGAGGCTCAATACCGCCTCACCCAGAGAGaactggcagaggagagagaggccacTACTAAACTACAGAAACAGCTCCTGGACCAGAACCTCCAACTCAA ACGTATGGAGGCCACCATGACGATGAGACAGACTCTGGAAGATCTACGTCTGGATCTTAGTGTGGATGAGGAGGACCAGACCCCTCCGGTACCCACATCCTCCAAGGCCTGA